GCAATCTAATTTACATAAATAGTGAGCAGGACAGGCCCCAAAAGAGATGCCTGCGGCACACCCTTGGAAGCAGGCAGGAATAGAGGTTTGGTCGTTCCTGCCTTAATGAAAAtactaacaaaataaaataaaaattggtatgctgtttgcatgtatgtttgtattcagtaagttctattagatcctccagaatatcctctatacatgATTGTACTATACCATTTTgttgcactgcatttggacagtcagctttctctgtgaaagccacaattcagtggaatgtcctacctgatgatatgaagagctgcagttcagtGCACAGCTCTGTGGCCACTGAGTCTGGATTtgatctcatggtcttctcaaaTAATCTTGCCTTTGGTTTGACATGCTTACATTGTTGATTTctggttgacattgtgggtgtatgcgatgtgctattgtgtgtagctttgtattttgtattttgtataatgtgtcctgtgtgttttttgctttgtactgtttgttattgtgctgttatatgttttaattataagggactgcagatgaaaatttgCTTGAAGCTAAATATggtacagtgcatcatttatgttaaaaactgtacactgtcccgataaataaatacaatacaatgtgGATTTTCTCTGCACTTTCTCTAACACTTTGTTGGTTAACAAGAAAATgggtataaataaataataacatgatcaaaaataatttaaaaaaataaataaataaataaaataataataataaaaacaataaagtaaccaTTTGGACTGTCAACAGAGGAACTTGATACAACTTTGCATAGTTCAAGTCAAATCTTTGTGAAAAGCATCTTCATAGGCTATTTTTGAGAGCTAAATGCATTTTCAATTGTGTGTTgaaatatatatagatagatacatacagGGGGAGATTACATTTGTTCTTCCTTTTACCATTGCAGATCTCAAGACAATAACAGAGATGACTGCTACACCTTCCTATCACACCAATACAACAGGTGAAGAAATTGGCTCTTCTAATGACATCTATGCTGATCTGAGAGGGTCTCTCAACATCATGTCTGTCGTTATCTACTCCCTGGATTTCGTTCTGGGTGTGCTCGGAAATGGAGTGGTTATCTGGGTGACTGGGttcaagatgaagaaaacaGTGAACACAGTTTGGATCCTCAACCTtgctgtggctgacttcctctTCACAGCTTTCCTTCCTTTTAGTGCGACGTACACAGCTCTGGATTTCCACTGGCCTTTCGGCAAGTTCATGTGCAAACTGAACAGCACCATAAGCTTCCTGAACATGTTTGCCAGTGTCCACATTCTGGTAGTGATCAGCGTGGACAGATGTGTGTCTGTCGTGTGGCCCGTCTGGGCCCAGAACCACCGAAGTGTACGCAAAGCATCCTGTGTGAGTCTGGGTGTTTGGGTACTGGCTCTGATTCTCAGCACTCCATACTTCATCTTCAGGGACACTGGGCCATCATATAACAATGAAGACATCATCAACTGCTTCAACAACTTTGCCTTTTCTGATGACTACGAAACACCGTCTGTGAATCAGTTGCGACAGTTTCGTCATCAGGCCATGACCATCACCCGTTTCCTCCTGGGTTTTGTTGTCCCCTTCACTGTCATTGTCTCCTGTTATGCTGTGATAATCCATCGTCTCAGGAGGAACCGCACCCTGGCCAGCCATTCAAGTCGCCCCTTTAAGATCATCGCTGCCGTTATCACCACTTTTTTCCTGTGCTGGGCTCCTTATCACATCATGGCTCTAATCGAGTTGGTGAATCACATGGCTAGTCATGCAAGTGAAATATTAGACCATGTCACCACTATCGGGGTCCCTATAGCCACCAGCCTGGCCTTTCTCAACAGTTGTCTGAATCCACTGCTGTATGTGTTCATGGGCCAAGATTTCAAGGATAAAGTTCGTAAATCCATCCTGAATGTACTGGAGACTGCTTTCCAGGAGGAGGTTTCTCGTTCATATACCTATACAAACTCAATGGTCACCAGTCGGAGCAAAGAGAAATCAGTATCTGATGCTGAGGTATAAGGCTGTCCATGATatcaataaatactgtaattgTACATAGCAAATATAATTGTATATACCaaatagctttttttgttttgttgtttttaatgcaaTGGCCCCTAAGGCAATctctatatattatataagtTGTGGATGAATTTTTGATACATTTGTAGGCCTAAGCATTTTGAAATGATGGAaaggtaaaatgtttttaatgctatACCAAGTGGCTACATGTATCTTAAGAATGGCGCTTCTTTGACCCACAGCAGTGCCTAGGATATTGTTTGTAATATGCAGTTTTTTGACACAGGAAACCAGTCATAATTTCAATATAGTTATTACATCAGtttattcaatttaattcaattcaattcaattcaattcaattcaatttaatactttatttccatttcaacAAGTTGATTGGAATTTGGTGCAGTGCAGCTCAAATACAATACAGTTCATGCATACACATATAATTTCTTCCAAACCcaagaatgataaaaaaaagtacacaaataaaaggtaaaagggaataggaaaaaagaaaaaaacagattaaaacgGACAGCTGTGTGGTGTGAATATAAAGTGCACAGTGCATAGCAGCTTAACCATAGTCATAGGCATAAAGACATAAAGTGCACAGTGCATAGCAGCCTAACCATAGTCATAGACATTAAGACATAAAGTGCACAGCACATAGCAGCCTGACCATAAACATAGGATTCCACGGAATGCAGAAAAATGCAAGAGCAAAATAAAGTGCATATTACACTTTAAATGGAGGCCCCTGAATAGAGGGGGTCACAGGATCATTGAGAGTTCAGTATATGAATTTCAGCAGGATATGcactgtttttactggttttggTACCAATGGACCACCATCTTCTCTCTGATGGGAGTAagttaaaaagacaatttgCTGGGTGAGAGGGGTCAGAGGACACTTTGGGGGCCGTGTGTTGGATACAGGAGTAAAAGATGGAGGACACTGAGGGGGGATTGCAGCCAATTAACCTGGTTGCTGTATGCACTATCCTCTCCAACTGTGCTCTGTCCTGTGCCGTTGTATTCCCATAccaaacagtgagagagaatgtTAAACCGCTCTCCACTGCTGCCTTATAGAAGAGCCTCATGGCCCCTTGAGAAACCGTGAACTTCACATTTCATGATTATAGTGTCCGTATTAATTTTTTGAGTTTGAGATTGTTGTGCCCAAGAATTTAAAGTTCTCCACCCTTTCAACTACTTGCCCATTAATCTCCAGAGGCTTGAGCttgttctcatttttctgaaagtCTATAACCATCTCTTTGGTTTTACTTATGTTTAGCTCAAGATTGTTCTCAGAGCACCATTTGACAAGGGCCACTCGTGTTCCACTACATAAAAAGTCCAATATCTAGTGACATAGGCCTTGGTTCACCCCTGTCATGAGTAACTTGTCAGACAGCTTCCTGGAAAGGATTGTGTTGAAGGCTGCACTGTAGTCCACAAACAAGACCCGGGCATAGGTAGCAGGGCCTTCAAGATTTTGTAGTATGGAATGAAGGCATAGGGAAACAGCATCATCTACTGACCAATTTGCCCTGTAAACAAACTGGTGTGGGTCTAGATCTACGTTAGAGAGATTTCTACAGACCAGCCTCTCAAACACCTTCATTATGACTGATATTAATGCCTCTGGAATGTAGTCATTCAACCACTCACACTGGGTTTCTTAGGAACTGGTACTATCACCGCAGACATAAAACAAGATGGAACTTTGCAGGCTGTGAGAGACCAGTTTAAGATGTCTGTAAAGACAGGGTCTAATTGGTAAGAACAGTACTTCAGGGTGGCTGATGACACCTGGTCCAGCCCAGCAGCTTTCCTACAATTTTGTTTATGTAGCAGGGACCTCACCCTATGCTCCTTGATAATGAAGGGTGGGTCAGTAAGATCTGTAACTGTGGAGATACTCTGTAGGCTAGCAGATTTTGAGTCGAACCTGCAGTAAAATTCATTCAGTTGGTCTGGGAGGTTGGAATCCTCATCTTGTTTTGCTTTGCGGATAGTAATCTGTTCTAATCCCTGCCAAACCACTCTACTGTCATTGCTATTTAGCTTTTACTCCAGTTTGGCACTATATTCAGATTTACTTTTCTTTACTGCTTTTTCTAGCTCATACCTGGATATTTTGTACAGCTCTTTATCTCTGGACTTAAACGTGTCATTTTTCGTAACCCACagagatttaacatttttgctgAACCATGGCTTATTGTTACTGAAGACAGTCACAGATTTTGGTTAAATTTGTGCAACACAGGCTACAAAAAATAAGGTTTTGTTGACAAAGGGAACTGTGATTTCTCATATATGCTACAGATGTTAATTACTATGCTCCTGCCTCTATGTGACAGCAAAGAAACTGTAATAATGGCAGTTTACAAAATAGCATCATGCCTATCTTGCCATAGCATATAGTgggctgtaaacaaacagattttAATTAATAGAATCTATAGTGTTAAATAGTATTGCTGAACCACTGCACCGATAGTCTAATTGCAAGTTAATTTCCTCAGCAAAGTCACCATCACACACAACCACTTAGCTTCCCCCTCACACCCAACTCAACCCAGCCACTGATCCCATTCCCATTATTTGGGGTGCATACTAATTGAAAGTGAAGTGGACAATTACACTATCTAGTTATGCAGGTTTAGTATAACTTATTTTCTTCTGTGGTAATTTTTGCAAAGTAAATCACCATGAAATGTCTATTTCTAACAGCCACATTTGCCATTGATCATTTTTGCCACTTGTCATGTGAACTGAATTTTGACTGCTGCATATGTACTGCATACTTTGTTAAACA
The sequence above is drawn from the Thunnus maccoyii chromosome 10, fThuMac1.1, whole genome shotgun sequence genome and encodes:
- the LOC121905310 gene encoding chemokine-like receptor 1, which codes for MTATPSYHTNTTGEEIGSSNDIYADLRGSLNIMSVVIYSLDFVLGVLGNGVVIWVTGFKMKKTVNTVWILNLAVADFLFTAFLPFSATYTALDFHWPFGKFMCKLNSTISFLNMFASVHILVVISVDRCVSVVWPVWAQNHRSVRKASCVSLGVWVLALILSTPYFIFRDTGPSYNNEDIINCFNNFAFSDDYETPSVNQLRQFRHQAMTITRFLLGFVVPFTVIVSCYAVIIHRLRRNRTLASHSSRPFKIIAAVITTFFLCWAPYHIMALIELVNHMASHASEILDHVTTIGVPIATSLAFLNSCLNPLLYVFMGQDFKDKVRKSILNVLETAFQEEVSRSYTYTNSMVTSRSKEKSVSDAEV